The Paucidesulfovibrio gracilis DSM 16080 genome contains a region encoding:
- the argF gene encoding ornithine carbamoyltransferase translates to MKHVLSILDFSKEDAARILLRADRMKAERHRGSVLNGKNVVLIFEKASTRTRVSFEVGIRQLGGQSLLMTPAESQLGRSEPLKDTARVLSRYADGLVVRTFGQDVLETLVEYGTIPVINALTDKYHPCQVMSDMLTMYERTPKLEDVRVAWIGDGNNMAHSFINAAARFPFSLILACPAGYRPDPEILEKARSEGAKIELTDDPQQAATGAHYINTDVWASMGQEAEQKQREAAFAGYLVDAKLMALAQPDCKFLHCLPAHRGEEVSEEVFEGAASVVFDQAENRLHMQKAIMEWVFAE, encoded by the coding sequence ATGAAACACGTTTTGTCCATCCTGGATTTTTCCAAAGAAGATGCCGCCCGGATTCTCCTACGCGCCGACCGCATGAAGGCGGAGCGGCACCGAGGAAGCGTGCTGAACGGGAAAAACGTGGTCCTGATTTTTGAAAAAGCTTCCACGCGAACCCGTGTTTCTTTTGAGGTGGGCATCCGCCAGTTGGGTGGACAGAGTCTTCTGATGACTCCTGCCGAATCCCAGTTGGGTCGCAGTGAGCCGCTCAAGGATACGGCGCGGGTGCTGTCCCGGTATGCGGATGGTCTTGTGGTGCGTACCTTCGGGCAGGACGTGCTCGAAACACTGGTGGAGTACGGAACCATTCCTGTGATTAACGCGCTGACGGATAAATACCATCCCTGTCAGGTCATGAGCGACATGCTCACCATGTACGAACGAACCCCGAAGCTTGAGGACGTTCGTGTGGCCTGGATCGGCGATGGGAACAACATGGCGCATTCCTTTATCAATGCGGCCGCACGTTTTCCGTTTTCCTTGATCCTGGCGTGTCCGGCAGGATATCGGCCTGATCCGGAAATTTTGGAAAAGGCCAGATCCGAGGGCGCGAAGATCGAGTTGACGGATGATCCGCAACAAGCCGCCACAGGAGCGCATTACATCAATACGGATGTCTGGGCGTCCATGGGGCAGGAAGCGGAGCAGAAGCAGCGCGAAGCTGCGTTTGCCGGGTATCTTGTTGACGCGAAATTGATGGCCCTGGCCCAGCCTGATTGCAAGTTCCTGCATTGCCTGCCTGCACATCGCGGTGAAGAGGTGAGTGAGGAGGTTTTTGAAGGGGCGGCCTCCGTGGTCTTTGACCAGGCTGAGAATCGTTTGCATATGCAAAAGGCCATTATGGAATGGGTGTTTGCCGAATAG
- the folP gene encoding dihydropteroate synthase, with protein sequence MQHQWTIARGRVLGPAPFFVAGIVNVTPDSFYDGGEWDDPAVAVRHAQSLAAQGADILDIGGESTRPGAELVEAEAELQRVLPVVRALKSGADSDSSGPVISVDTNKAEVARQVLKAGADIINDVSACRFDPALVDVLAEYQPGYVLMHSSGLPRDMQKRPQYQDIVSELLSFFEGRLKALQQAGLDESRIVLDPGIGFGKTLEHNLTLLRQMQRFCELGFPVYVGLSNKSMFGDLLGLSVRERGEATRVATALLATRGVAVHRVHEVALARNALTLATAMM encoded by the coding sequence ATGCAGCATCAATGGACAATCGCAAGGGGCAGGGTTCTCGGACCCGCCCCTTTTTTTGTTGCCGGGATTGTCAATGTGACGCCGGATTCTTTCTATGACGGAGGGGAGTGGGATGATCCCGCCGTGGCTGTTCGTCATGCGCAGTCACTCGCTGCCCAAGGGGCCGATATTTTGGATATCGGCGGGGAGAGCACTCGGCCCGGCGCTGAATTGGTGGAGGCCGAAGCCGAATTGCAACGCGTGCTCCCTGTGGTGCGCGCCTTGAAAAGTGGCGCTGATTCCGATTCGTCCGGCCCTGTCATCTCCGTGGATACCAACAAGGCGGAAGTGGCCCGGCAGGTTTTGAAGGCGGGAGCCGATATCATCAATGATGTGTCAGCTTGTCGATTTGATCCTGCGTTAGTCGATGTCTTGGCGGAGTATCAACCCGGGTATGTGCTCATGCATTCGTCAGGGTTGCCGAGAGATATGCAGAAAAGGCCGCAATATCAGGATATCGTCTCTGAACTTTTGTCCTTTTTTGAGGGACGCCTCAAGGCGCTTCAACAGGCTGGACTTGATGAATCACGCATTGTTCTTGACCCGGGGATCGGATTCGGCAAAACATTGGAACATAATTTGACGTTGCTTCGTCAGATGCAACGGTTTTGCGAACTGGGATTCCCCGTCTATGTCGGACTGTCCAACAAATCCATGTTCGGGGATCTGCTGGGTCTCTCCGTGCGGGAAAGGGGAGAGGCCACTCGTGTGGCTACGGCACTTCTTGCCACTCGGGGAGTAGCGGTGCATCGCGTACATGAAGTGGCATTGGCACGAAACGCCCTAACCCTGGCTACGGCCATGATGTAA
- the argH gene encoding argininosuccinate lyase, protein MADKKLWGGRFKEGTSASVEAYTESVSYDWRLYREDIAGSQAHARMLARQGVISGDEAETLCRGLEQVRAEIDAGDFQWKVELEDVHMNIEARLTEIVGPVGGKLHTGRSRNDQIGVDFRLHVNRSLKEWSELLAGLVNVLVHRAKEHQDTLLPGCTHLQPAQAVSLAQHLLAYACMFRRDHERVADCLKRVRVSPLGAAALSGTTYPLDPASAAMDLGFDRAFENSMDAVSDRDFAVEAIGAGSLIMAHLSRLCEELILWANPQFGYIRLPDAYSTGSSIMPQKKNPDICELMRGKTGRVYGSLMGMLTLLKGLPMTYNRDLQEDKEPFFDVDRTVGASVGIMADMLDQVEFVPQAMERALEAGFLNATELADYLVGRGMPFRQAHHASGACVALAESLGCGLAELSVEQMREAGAGVDEDVYAVLSYRASVQRRVSPGGTGPDSVREQLRVFDDWLAQHLG, encoded by the coding sequence ATGGCGGATAAAAAACTTTGGGGCGGCCGATTCAAGGAAGGTACCAGTGCTTCTGTGGAAGCCTATACGGAATCTGTGTCGTATGATTGGCGCCTCTACCGAGAAGATATTGCCGGTTCTCAAGCCCATGCGCGTATGCTCGCCCGCCAGGGGGTGATCTCAGGAGATGAGGCCGAGACCTTATGCCGTGGACTGGAACAGGTGCGTGCCGAAATCGATGCCGGAGATTTTCAATGGAAGGTCGAGCTTGAAGATGTTCATATGAACATTGAGGCTCGTCTGACGGAGATCGTCGGGCCTGTGGGCGGCAAGCTGCACACGGGGCGGAGCCGGAACGACCAGATCGGCGTGGATTTCCGGCTGCATGTGAATCGAAGCCTGAAAGAGTGGAGCGAGCTGCTGGCCGGGCTGGTGAACGTGCTGGTGCACCGGGCAAAGGAACATCAAGACACACTGTTGCCGGGATGCACACATTTGCAGCCCGCTCAGGCGGTGAGCCTGGCCCAGCATCTGCTGGCCTACGCCTGCATGTTTCGGCGTGACCACGAACGCGTGGCGGATTGCCTCAAACGGGTTCGCGTATCTCCCTTGGGGGCCGCGGCCCTGTCGGGTACCACGTATCCCCTTGATCCGGCGTCTGCCGCCATGGACCTTGGTTTTGACCGCGCCTTTGAGAACAGTATGGATGCGGTTTCGGATCGTGATTTTGCCGTGGAGGCGATCGGAGCGGGTAGCCTGATCATGGCCCATTTGAGCAGACTTTGCGAAGAGCTGATTCTTTGGGCCAATCCGCAGTTCGGGTATATTCGTCTTCCCGATGCCTATTCCACTGGATCGTCTATTATGCCTCAGAAGAAAAATCCCGACATTTGTGAGCTCATGCGGGGCAAGACTGGGCGCGTTTACGGTTCCCTCATGGGGATGCTGACGCTGCTCAAGGGGCTGCCCATGACCTACAATCGGGATCTTCAGGAAGACAAAGAACCGTTTTTTGATGTGGATCGCACGGTTGGTGCATCCGTCGGAATCATGGCCGATATGCTCGATCAGGTCGAATTTGTGCCTCAGGCTATGGAGCGGGCATTGGAAGCCGGATTCCTTAACGCTACGGAATTAGCTGATTATCTCGTGGGGCGCGGAATGCCTTTTCGGCAGGCGCACCATGCTTCCGGTGCTTGTGTCGCTTTGGCCGAGTCCCTTGGTTGTGGTCTTGCGGAGCTTAGCGTGGAGCAGATGCGAGAAGCTGGGGCGGGCGTCGATGAAGATGTCTATGCAGTACTTTCTTACCGAGCCTCGGTGCAGCGCCGTGTATCGCCTGGAGGCACCGGACCCGATTCGGTTCGGGAGCAGTTGCGGGTTTTTGACGATTGGCTTGCGCAGCACCTTGGGTAA
- a CDS encoding argininosuccinate synthase, which produces MSSIKKVVLAYSGGLDTSVILKWIKKHYDCEVVTLTADLGQGEELDGIEGKALETGATKAFVEDLREEFVRDYIFPAFRANAIYEGRYLLGTSIARPLIAKRMVEIANMEDAQALAHGATGKGNDQVRFELAAMGLDPRLKTIAPWREWDLKSRSDLMAFAEENGIPIPVSRKKPWSIDANLLHVSFEGGELEDPWNEPGPDCYRLVQPVEKTPDEPEVITIDFESGDPVAINSVKHSPAALLQKLNELGGKHGIGRVDMVENRFVGMKSRGVYETPGGTILHAAHRDLEGLTMDREVMHLRDGLIPKYAEMIYYGYWFSPERESLQAMIDKTQERVTGTVRLKLFKGNVIPLGRKSPYSMYNPELATFEEDAVYDQADADGFIKLVGLRLKGRMRQNKWGGRDSDD; this is translated from the coding sequence ATGAGCAGCATCAAGAAGGTCGTTTTGGCCTATTCCGGCGGTCTGGATACGTCGGTTATTTTGAAATGGATCAAGAAGCACTACGATTGCGAAGTGGTGACTCTCACGGCTGACCTGGGTCAGGGAGAAGAACTGGACGGCATTGAAGGAAAGGCTCTGGAAACCGGGGCCACCAAAGCGTTCGTGGAAGATCTTCGCGAAGAGTTTGTTCGGGACTATATTTTCCCCGCATTCCGCGCCAATGCCATCTATGAAGGACGGTATCTGTTGGGTACCTCCATTGCCCGGCCGCTTATCGCCAAGCGCATGGTTGAAATCGCCAACATGGAGGATGCCCAGGCACTGGCGCACGGCGCCACCGGCAAAGGGAACGACCAGGTTCGTTTCGAGTTGGCGGCTATGGGACTGGATCCCCGTCTCAAGACGATTGCCCCTTGGCGCGAGTGGGATCTTAAATCGCGCTCGGATTTAATGGCTTTTGCCGAGGAGAATGGTATCCCCATCCCGGTCAGCAGAAAAAAGCCCTGGTCCATTGATGCGAACCTTCTGCACGTCAGTTTTGAGGGTGGCGAATTGGAGGATCCGTGGAATGAGCCAGGTCCGGATTGCTACCGTTTGGTCCAGCCCGTGGAAAAAACTCCGGATGAGCCTGAGGTTATTACCATTGATTTCGAATCCGGTGATCCGGTCGCCATCAACTCGGTTAAACATTCACCGGCGGCTTTGCTGCAAAAGCTCAACGAATTGGGCGGTAAGCACGGCATCGGGCGTGTGGACATGGTGGAAAACCGTTTTGTGGGGATGAAGTCCCGCGGTGTCTATGAGACCCCGGGTGGAACCATTCTACACGCGGCACATCGTGACCTGGAAGGGCTGACCATGGACCGTGAGGTTATGCATCTGCGTGACGGCCTCATTCCGAAATATGCGGAGATGATTTATTACGGCTACTGGTTCTCGCCCGAGCGGGAATCGTTGCAGGCCATGATCGATAAGACGCAGGAGCGCGTTACCGGAACCGTGCGATTGAAGCTGTTCAAGGGTAATGTTATTCCTCTTGGACGCAAGTCGCCGTATTCCATGTATAATCCAGAATTGGCCACGTTTGAGGAAGACGCGGTCTACGATCAGGCCGACGCCGACGGCTTCATCAAACTGGTGGGGCTGCGGCTCAAGGGACGCATGCGTCAGAACAAATGGGGCGGTCGGGATTCCGACGACTAA
- a CDS encoding ABC transporter permease translates to MLQYFRSWAAYVLVVAVLALVWKLAALGLGNALLPHPEEALTAFVAALGTTAFWGHFQSSAYRAVAAMALAFAFGFPLGVLMGGSSKVDGVLAPFVFLTYPIPKIVLLPVFLLLLGLGDIAKIAMISLILWYQILVTTRDGVRLVNRKYLDSVRLLGGTRRHVALDVLIPAGLPHGFTALRLGTGTSVAVLFFVESFATSSGLGYLIMDAWGRMNYPEMFTGIIGMSALGAALYELANLLERRVCRWKLVQRGNGTA, encoded by the coding sequence ATGTTGCAATATTTTCGTTCCTGGGCTGCCTATGTGCTGGTGGTGGCGGTGTTGGCCCTTGTGTGGAAGCTTGCTGCCTTGGGGCTTGGAAATGCCCTGCTGCCCCATCCGGAGGAGGCACTGACTGCATTTGTGGCCGCCCTGGGAACAACGGCGTTTTGGGGTCATTTTCAATCTTCGGCGTATCGTGCCGTGGCCGCCATGGCCTTGGCCTTTGCCTTCGGGTTTCCCCTTGGGGTGCTCATGGGGGGATCTTCCAAAGTAGACGGTGTGCTGGCTCCGTTCGTTTTTTTGACATATCCCATCCCCAAGATCGTACTGCTCCCGGTGTTTTTGCTTTTGCTCGGCCTGGGCGACATCGCCAAGATCGCCATGATCAGTCTGATCCTCTGGTACCAGATTCTGGTGACGACCCGTGACGGGGTGCGTCTGGTCAATCGCAAATACCTTGACAGCGTCCGGCTTTTGGGAGGAACTCGTCGTCATGTGGCTCTGGACGTATTGATTCCCGCGGGATTACCCCATGGATTTACGGCGTTGCGGCTTGGCACGGGAACGAGCGTGGCCGTTCTGTTTTTTGTAGAGTCCTTTGCCACGTCGTCCGGTCTCGGCTATCTGATCATGGACGCTTGGGGGCGTATGAATTATCCGGAGATGTTTACCGGGATAATCGGCATGAGCGCTTTGGGCGCGGCATTATATGAACTTGCGAATCTTCTGGAACGGCGTGTGTGTCGTTGGAAGCTCGTGCAACGCGGCAATGGGACGGCATGA
- a CDS encoding ABC transporter ATP-binding protein, producing the protein MGNALPREDRPVLEARALSLEHRPGHPVLADVDLALSSGRTLAVVGPSGCGKSTLLYALSGLLHPARGSVLLRGEPVVRPTQEISIILQDYGLLPWRTVLQNVTLGLKIRGTSRAVRCDMARAQLRQVGIVGRDNDFPGALSGGEQQRVAIARAFVSSPSVLLMDEPFSSLDALTRERLQATLLETWNRNRTPYLLVTHSLEEAIFLGGRIVVLAGCPARIAACFDNPGFGTPGHRDSDGYFVLLRELRRCVERLW; encoded by the coding sequence GTGGGAAACGCGCTCCCCCGAGAGGATCGTCCGGTACTTGAAGCACGGGCGTTGTCCCTGGAACACCGGCCCGGGCATCCCGTGTTGGCGGATGTGGATTTGGCCCTGTCCTCCGGCCGTACCCTGGCAGTGGTCGGACCGTCCGGTTGCGGTAAATCAACGTTGCTGTATGCGCTGAGCGGACTTCTGCATCCTGCCCGGGGGTCCGTGCTGCTGCGCGGAGAACCCGTAGTTCGTCCTACCCAGGAAATCTCCATCATTCTTCAGGATTATGGTTTGCTCCCCTGGCGTACCGTACTGCAAAATGTGACATTGGGGTTGAAGATTCGCGGCACATCCCGCGCCGTCCGTTGCGATATGGCGCGGGCGCAACTCCGCCAAGTCGGGATTGTCGGAAGGGATAATGATTTTCCCGGTGCCCTCAGCGGTGGGGAACAGCAGCGGGTGGCCATCGCCCGAGCTTTTGTTTCTTCCCCCTCTGTCCTTTTGATGGATGAACCGTTTTCTTCCCTGGATGCACTCACTCGGGAGCGGCTTCAGGCTACGCTTTTGGAGACGTGGAATCGGAATCGGACTCCTTATCTCCTCGTGACGCATAGTCTTGAGGAGGCGATTTTTTTAGGGGGACGCATCGTCGTGTTGGCCGGATGCCCGGCGCGGATAGCCGCTTGCTTTGACAACCCTGGTTTCGGCACGCCGGGTCATCGCGACAGCGACGGGTATTTTGTGCTGTTGCGTGAATTGCGGCGTTGCGTGGAGCGGCTTTGGTGA
- a CDS encoding ABC transporter substrate-binding protein: MKRNVVWLTLAFLMCLWWNGAVWAGETIRFGVLNVLDTLPLQVAEQEGLFDEQGLDVELVPFASAMERDVAVQAGRLDGYFGDLIAALLLLDQGRPFPVVTVSYRTTPGQPMFGLATAPGLETAEHDLPGAKVGYSRSTIMEYLLDKIAEDRGLAPDHWDRVEVKKIPIRFQMLLSGQLDAALLPEPLLSLARLKGGSTAMTTEQLDLPLTVLCLHQRFAAGNARVLRSFMTAYEAALRHLREQPEKYRSLMAETCRIPKPLVSDFPIYTYPEPALPSADEVMDVQTWMRGKDMLSAPIPYTEVVASVEQDNG, translated from the coding sequence ATGAAGCGAAACGTCGTCTGGCTGACGCTCGCCTTTCTGATGTGTCTCTGGTGGAATGGTGCCGTATGGGCCGGAGAGACGATTCGGTTCGGCGTCCTCAATGTCCTGGATACGCTGCCGTTGCAGGTGGCGGAGCAGGAAGGGCTGTTTGATGAACAGGGGTTGGATGTGGAGCTGGTTCCCTTTGCCAGTGCCATGGAGCGGGATGTGGCGGTGCAGGCTGGTCGTTTGGACGGGTATTTCGGCGACTTGATTGCGGCATTGCTGCTTCTGGACCAAGGGCGTCCTTTTCCCGTGGTTACGGTTTCCTACCGGACCACTCCCGGGCAGCCCATGTTTGGTCTGGCTACGGCTCCAGGCCTGGAGACGGCGGAGCATGATTTGCCGGGTGCCAAAGTGGGGTATTCTCGTTCCACGATTATGGAATATTTACTGGACAAGATCGCTGAAGACCGGGGGTTGGCTCCGGACCATTGGGATAGGGTGGAGGTGAAAAAAATCCCCATCCGCTTCCAAATGTTGCTGTCCGGTCAGCTCGACGCCGCGTTGCTCCCTGAGCCGCTGCTTTCATTGGCACGGCTCAAAGGCGGCTCCACGGCCATGACCACGGAGCAGTTGGATTTGCCGCTGACCGTGCTGTGCCTGCATCAACGCTTTGCTGCCGGGAATGCCCGGGTGTTGCGTTCATTCATGACCGCCTACGAGGCGGCTTTGCGGCATTTGCGGGAACAGCCTGAGAAGTACCGTTCGCTCATGGCGGAAACGTGCCGGATACCCAAACCGCTTGTTTCGGATTTTCCCATTTATACCTACCCGGAACCGGCATTGCCGTCTGCGGATGAAGTCATGGACGTCCAGACCTGGATGCGTGGGAAAGACATGCTTTCGGCCCCTATTCCATATACTGAAGTGGTAGCTTCCGTTGAACAGGATAACGGGTAA
- the ybeY gene encoding rRNA maturation RNase YbeY, producing MRIVMEARPDPRFPMSRSELLPLLQAILSELSLDGADLTLRVVGDAEIGRLNQAFLGCFGPTNILSFPAMADEDDGETILPVAAEEDDSYLGEMVLSVDTLVREVRLYGQEPKEHLIRLLTHSVLHLAGFDHGPEMDFLTESTLDSLA from the coding sequence ATGCGCATCGTAATGGAGGCTCGGCCGGACCCACGGTTCCCCATGAGCCGGAGTGAACTGTTGCCGCTTCTTCAGGCCATATTGTCGGAGTTGTCGCTGGATGGTGCGGATCTGACGTTGCGGGTTGTTGGCGATGCGGAGATCGGGCGATTGAACCAAGCCTTTCTTGGCTGTTTTGGGCCGACCAATATATTGAGTTTTCCCGCCATGGCTGATGAAGACGATGGCGAGACCATACTGCCCGTTGCGGCGGAAGAGGACGATTCGTATTTGGGAGAGATGGTCCTTTCGGTTGACACATTGGTGCGTGAGGTGCGCCTTTATGGGCAGGAGCCAAAAGAACATTTAATCCGTTTGCTGACCCACTCCGTATTGCATTTGGCGGGTTTTGATCATGGTCCGGAAATGGATTTTTTGACGGAATCGACCTTGGATTCGTTGGCCTGA
- the ftsH gene encoding ATP-dependent zinc metalloprotease FtsH: protein MNNFGKNLLIWATISIMMVVLFNLLNQSQVQETRIPYSEFLARVESGSVDSVLIQGQQISGVSGQGEKFSTYSPDDPDLVPTLVDSGVRIMAEPPEEAPWYMTVLVSWFPMLLLIGVWIFFMRQMQGGGSGGRGAMSFGRSKARLINEEMTKVTFEDVAGVDEAKEELSEVVDFLREPRKFTRLGGRIPKGVLLVGPPGTGKTLMARAVAGEAGVPFFSISGSDFVEMFVGVGASRVRDLFSQGKKNAPCLIFIDEIDAVGRQRGAGLGGGHDEREQTLNQLLVEMDGFESNEGVILVAATNRPDVLDPALLRPGRFDRQVVVPTPDVRGRERILRVHTRRTPLSPDVDLASIARGTPGFSGADLENLVNEAALYAAKMNQEHVLNRDFEEAKDKVLMGKERRSVILSENEKKTTAYHEAGHALVAKLLPGTDPVHKVSIIPRGMALGVTQQLPVDDRHNYSLDYLRNQLAMLLGGRVAEEVALDQKTTGASNDIERATKMAHSMVCQWGMSEKLGPLSFGDNQESVFLGKELVHNRNYGEETARTIDEEVRRIIDEAHEQARSLIKENSESLEKIAMALLDRETISGSDIDLLMKGEELPPQPPVSENGGSGHGSSESSGSGPGYTPVEEADASASPGETEDSPDSDEGEFLLEEDDEGGRGGSDDGPKIQ, encoded by the coding sequence TTGAATAATTTCGGCAAGAATCTGCTTATTTGGGCGACCATCTCAATAATGATGGTTGTTCTTTTCAATCTCCTGAACCAGTCACAGGTCCAGGAGACTCGTATCCCCTACAGTGAATTTCTCGCTCGTGTTGAGTCTGGAAGCGTTGACTCCGTCCTGATCCAGGGACAGCAGATCAGCGGTGTGTCCGGCCAGGGGGAGAAGTTCAGCACCTATTCGCCTGACGACCCGGACCTCGTCCCAACTCTTGTGGACAGCGGGGTTAGGATCATGGCAGAGCCTCCTGAAGAAGCTCCATGGTATATGACCGTCTTGGTTTCCTGGTTCCCCATGTTGCTGCTTATCGGTGTGTGGATTTTCTTCATGCGCCAGATGCAGGGCGGCGGCTCAGGTGGTCGTGGGGCCATGTCTTTTGGGCGTTCCAAGGCCCGCCTCATCAATGAAGAAATGACGAAGGTCACGTTTGAGGATGTGGCCGGCGTGGATGAAGCCAAAGAGGAATTGTCCGAAGTTGTCGATTTTCTGCGTGAACCGCGGAAGTTCACCCGACTCGGCGGACGCATCCCCAAAGGCGTGCTTTTGGTCGGCCCTCCCGGCACGGGTAAGACTTTGATGGCCCGTGCTGTAGCCGGAGAAGCCGGTGTCCCGTTCTTCTCCATTTCAGGATCTGACTTCGTTGAGATGTTCGTCGGTGTTGGTGCCTCCCGGGTGCGTGACCTTTTTAGCCAGGGCAAAAAGAATGCTCCTTGTCTTATCTTTATTGATGAGATTGATGCAGTGGGTCGGCAACGTGGAGCTGGTCTCGGCGGTGGACATGATGAACGGGAACAAACTCTGAACCAGCTCCTGGTGGAGATGGATGGTTTCGAGTCCAACGAGGGCGTTATCCTGGTGGCTGCCACCAACCGGCCCGATGTCCTGGATCCTGCGTTGTTGCGTCCCGGTCGGTTCGACCGGCAAGTGGTTGTCCCGACTCCTGATGTTCGCGGCCGTGAACGTATTTTGCGAGTGCACACCCGCCGCACCCCGCTGTCTCCGGATGTTGACTTGGCCTCCATTGCCAGAGGTACTCCGGGATTTTCCGGCGCGGATCTTGAGAACCTGGTCAATGAGGCGGCGTTGTATGCCGCTAAAATGAACCAAGAACACGTGCTGAATCGGGACTTCGAAGAAGCCAAGGACAAGGTGTTGATGGGCAAGGAGCGTCGTAGCGTGATTCTCAGCGAGAATGAGAAGAAAACCACTGCCTATCATGAGGCGGGACACGCTTTGGTCGCGAAATTGTTGCCGGGAACCGATCCCGTTCACAAAGTTTCCATCATTCCTCGTGGTATGGCCTTGGGCGTTACCCAGCAATTACCCGTGGATGATCGGCATAATTATTCTCTGGATTATTTGCGCAACCAACTGGCCATGCTGCTTGGTGGCCGTGTGGCCGAGGAAGTGGCTCTGGATCAGAAAACCACCGGCGCTTCCAACGATATTGAACGTGCCACGAAAATGGCGCACAGTATGGTTTGCCAGTGGGGCATGAGCGAAAAGCTCGGACCGTTGTCCTTTGGTGATAACCAGGAATCCGTGTTCCTTGGCAAAGAGTTGGTGCATAATCGGAATTACGGTGAGGAGACCGCCCGCACTATCGATGAAGAAGTTCGCCGTATCATCGACGAAGCTCATGAACAGGCGCGTTCTTTGATCAAGGAGAATTCCGAGTCGTTGGAAAAAATTGCCATGGCTTTGCTCGACCGCGAGACCATCAGTGGTTCTGACATCGATCTGTTGATGAAGGGCGAAGAGCTTCCCCCGCAGCCGCCGGTTAGCGAAAATGGCGGCTCCGGACACGGTTCCTCGGAATCTTCTGGTAGTGGTCCCGGGTATACGCCTGTGGAAGAAGCCGATGCATCGGCCTCACCTGGGGAAACAGAGGACTCCCCGGATTCCGATGAAGGAGAATTCCTCCTTGAAGAGGATGATGAGGGTGGTCGTGGTGGCTCAGACGACGGCCCAAAGATTCAATAA
- a CDS encoding PhoH family protein, whose amino-acid sequence MMATQTLEFDDSELAARLFGPRNAHLDLLAEKAGVQIDTRGSHVVLRGDNPSDVDLAANVLRQLYGMLQAGQRIHPQDVDCACRILLKDPSAQVREVFEDTVYAVSPRKTIAPKTLTQREYLQAIRSNDLVFGIGPAGTGKTYMAVAMAAAALTKRTVKRIILTRPAVEAGEKLGFLPGDLVEKVNPYLRPLYDALHDMMEFERVQELMGTGIIEVAPLAFMRGRTLNDAFVILDEAQNTTPEQMKMFLTRLGFGSRAVVTGDVTQIDLPSRQISGLVQAVRVLDTVPGIATVRFQEADVIRHPLVGRIVQAYDRHETQNGNGGRNHDGSVSHDAGAGN is encoded by the coding sequence ATGATGGCCACGCAAACATTGGAATTTGACGATAGCGAATTGGCGGCGCGGCTTTTCGGACCCCGGAACGCGCATCTGGACCTGCTGGCGGAAAAGGCGGGTGTGCAGATCGATACACGCGGCAGCCATGTGGTGTTGCGAGGAGACAATCCTTCGGATGTGGATCTCGCGGCCAACGTGCTGCGCCAGTTGTATGGCATGCTGCAGGCCGGGCAACGGATCCATCCTCAGGATGTGGACTGTGCCTGTCGGATTTTGCTCAAGGATCCTTCGGCCCAAGTGCGAGAAGTCTTTGAGGACACGGTCTATGCGGTTTCCCCACGTAAGACCATAGCCCCCAAGACATTGACCCAGCGGGAATATTTGCAGGCTATTCGGTCCAATGACCTTGTCTTCGGCATCGGCCCGGCCGGAACGGGCAAAACGTACATGGCGGTTGCCATGGCTGCTGCGGCCCTGACCAAACGCACGGTCAAGCGGATCATTTTGACGCGGCCCGCCGTTGAAGCCGGGGAGAAGCTGGGTTTTTTGCCCGGTGATTTGGTGGAAAAGGTCAATCCCTATCTTCGTCCACTGTATGATGCCTTGCATGATATGATGGAGTTTGAGCGGGTGCAGGAGCTTATGGGGACCGGAATCATCGAGGTGGCTCCCTTGGCTTTCATGCGCGGGCGGACCCTCAACGATGCCTTTGTGATCCTTGATGAGGCCCAGAACACCACGCCTGAACAAATGAAAATGTTTTTGACCCGGTTGGGATTCGGTTCCCGGGCCGTGGTCACCGGGGACGTGACCCAGATCGACCTGCCCAGTCGACAAATTTCCGGACTGGTTCAGGCCGTGCGGGTTCTTGATACGGTGCCGGGAATTGCCACGGTTCGTTTTCAAGAGGCGGACGTGATTCGGCATCCGCTGGTGGGACGTATCGTACAAGCCTATGACCGCCACGAGACCCAGAATGGCAATGGTGGACGCAATCATGACGGAAGCGTTTCTCATGACGCCGGAGCCGGGAACTGA